One stretch of Bacillus spongiae DNA includes these proteins:
- the ypeB gene encoding germination protein YpeB, whose amino-acid sequence MIRGILITILTIGVLGTAYWGFQEHQEKNAILINAENNYQRAFHDLTYQMDLLNDKIGTTLAMNSQKSLSPALADVWRITSEAHSEVGQLPLTLLPFNKTEEFLAKIGDFSYRTAVRNLEQNPLSDDEYKILEQLYEQSADIQKELREVQYLVIKNNLRWMDVELALATNNESEDNTIIDGFKTVEKKVEGYDETDVGGTTFLNAQKRIENLEKLEGKEINKEEALNITKKFTSLNNIKEQRVTENGKGSNYGFYSVSLLSDDNVEVSMDVTKKGGYPIWYINNRDVTNSNMSLNEATEKAAEFLKEYDFEDLDLFESAQYDSIGVFSFVTKIDNVRIYPDTIKMKVALDNGEVIGFSADDYLTNNKARELPAPVLTKEKAKEQINPSVTILQDGLAVIVNDLNEEVLCFEFMGTLNNDTYRIFINSETGVEEKVEKLQNAEPIYEDVV is encoded by the coding sequence ATGATAAGAGGCATACTCATTACAATCTTAACAATAGGTGTTTTAGGCACTGCTTACTGGGGATTTCAAGAGCACCAAGAGAAAAATGCAATCTTAATAAACGCAGAAAATAACTACCAAAGAGCTTTTCATGATTTAACGTATCAAATGGATTTGCTAAATGATAAAATCGGAACAACGTTAGCTATGAATTCGCAAAAATCACTCTCGCCTGCACTTGCAGATGTTTGGCGAATTACTTCAGAAGCACATAGTGAAGTAGGACAGCTTCCACTTACATTACTTCCATTTAACAAAACGGAAGAATTTCTTGCGAAAATCGGGGATTTTAGTTATCGAACAGCTGTGAGAAATTTAGAACAAAATCCGTTGTCAGATGACGAATATAAAATATTAGAACAATTGTATGAACAAAGTGCAGACATCCAAAAAGAGTTAAGAGAGGTGCAGTATCTTGTCATTAAAAATAATTTACGGTGGATGGACGTTGAATTAGCATTAGCTACGAATAACGAAAGTGAAGATAATACAATTATTGATGGATTTAAAACAGTTGAAAAAAAAGTGGAAGGGTATGATGAAACAGATGTAGGAGGAACTACTTTTCTAAATGCCCAAAAACGAATAGAGAACTTAGAGAAATTGGAAGGAAAAGAAATAAACAAAGAAGAAGCGTTAAACATAACGAAAAAGTTTACTTCTTTAAACAATATTAAAGAACAAAGAGTAACTGAAAACGGTAAAGGATCTAATTATGGTTTTTATAGCGTCTCATTATTATCCGACGATAATGTTGAGGTGAGCATGGATGTGACAAAAAAAGGTGGGTATCCAATATGGTATATCAATAATCGAGATGTAACTAATTCAAATATGAGCTTAAATGAAGCAACCGAAAAGGCGGCTGAATTTTTAAAAGAATACGATTTCGAAGACTTGGATTTATTTGAAAGTGCACAGTACGATAGTATCGGGGTCTTTTCATTTGTAACAAAAATCGACAATGTTAGAATTTATCCAGATACGATTAAAATGAAAGTGGCACTTGATAATGGTGAGGTAATTGGTTTTTCTGCTGATGACTATTTGACAAATAATAAAGCTAGAGAGTTACCTGCCCCTGTTCTTACAAAAGAAAAAGCGAAAGAACAGATTAACCCAAGTGTTACAATATTACAAGATGGATTAGCCGTAATTGTTAATGATTTAAATGAGGAAGTTCTCTGTTTCGAGTTTATGGGTACGCTTAATAATGATACGTATCGAATCTTTATTAATAGTGAAACGGGTGTTGAGGAAAAAGTAGAAAAACTTCAAAATGCTGAGCCGATTTATGAGGATGTAGTATAA
- a CDS encoding flagellar brake protein, translating to MFKIGASISLDLIHSEKQESYRCKIVEENKGTVYIDYPINQETGRTVYLIDGTQLKVKMVIDNVPYIFDTEVLGRVKKNIPMIILRYPGDSQLMKIQRREYVRVDASIDVSVTVNDTARFSTLTEDISAGGCVLIIPNDIEMKEKNFVKLLLVLPMQTGEYHYLTIDGKTVRFLDKGNRQLVSVQFLNLNETSKQIIMRYCFERQLILRKKGLLE from the coding sequence ATGTTTAAAATTGGTGCTTCTATATCGTTAGATCTTATTCATTCAGAAAAACAAGAGTCATATAGGTGTAAAATAGTAGAAGAAAATAAAGGGACAGTCTATATCGATTACCCAATTAATCAAGAGACTGGCAGGACTGTTTATTTGATTGATGGCACTCAATTAAAGGTGAAGATGGTAATCGATAATGTCCCGTACATATTTGACACAGAAGTTTTAGGAAGAGTGAAGAAAAATATACCAATGATTATTTTACGTTATCCTGGCGACAGTCAACTGATGAAAATTCAACGCAGAGAGTACGTAAGAGTAGATGCAAGTATCGATGTGTCTGTTACAGTAAATGATACCGCACGTTTTTCGACACTTACTGAGGATATTAGTGCAGGTGGTTGTGTGTTGATCATCCCGAATGATATTGAAATGAAAGAAAAGAATTTCGTCAAACTATTACTCGTGCTTCCCATGCAAACAGGTGAGTACCATTATTTAACGATTGATGGAAAAACGGTTCGTTTTCTTGACAAGGGAAATCGCCAGCTAGTGTCTGTTCAATTTTTAAACCTTAATGAGACTTCAAAACAGATTATCATGAGATATTGCTTTGAACGACAGCTTATTCTTCGTAAAAAGGGCTTGCTTGAATGA
- a CDS encoding DUF5359 family protein, which translates to MRHIDRILLKIITMQFIILIIVQILVHQWPAMTILQKITYYEGVNTMDHGEIIETINGSRDR; encoded by the coding sequence ATGAGACATATTGATCGAATATTACTAAAAATCATTACTATGCAGTTCATCATTTTAATTATCGTTCAAATTTTAGTTCATCAATGGCCAGCTATGACGATACTTCAAAAAATAACCTATTACGAAGGTGTCAATACGATGGATCATGGAGAAATTATTGAAACGATTAATGGCAGTAGAGACAGGTGA
- the cmk gene encoding (d)CMP kinase, with the protein MSQNLRIAIDGPAAAGKSTVAKILAESLSYIYIDTGAMYRALTYKAIKEKINVHDESLMADLIHESVISLQPGKETQLVFLDGHNVTDEIRTNEVTNSVSIVAKHGLVRREMVKRQQALASKGKVVMDGRDIGTHVIPDAEVKVFLLASVEERAKRRHEENISKGFSSDLEKLKEEIAKRDKLDSEREISPLKKAEDAIEIDTTSLSIQGVVGKIMNLVLERKENA; encoded by the coding sequence ATGTCACAAAATTTACGTATAGCAATCGATGGTCCTGCTGCCGCTGGTAAAAGTACTGTTGCAAAGATTTTAGCTGAAAGTCTTTCTTATATATATATTGATACAGGTGCTATGTATCGTGCTCTTACTTATAAGGCAATTAAAGAAAAAATTAATGTGCACGATGAGTCATTAATGGCTGACCTTATTCATGAGTCAGTTATTTCACTTCAACCGGGTAAAGAGACTCAGTTAGTATTTTTAGATGGTCATAATGTCACAGATGAAATTCGTACGAATGAAGTGACAAACTCAGTATCAATTGTGGCGAAGCACGGATTAGTAAGAAGAGAAATGGTGAAGCGTCAACAAGCTCTTGCGAGTAAAGGAAAAGTAGTGATGGATGGAAGGGATATCGGTACTCATGTTATCCCTGATGCAGAAGTTAAAGTATTTTTACTTGCTAGTGTGGAAGAAAGAGCAAAAAGACGTCATGAAGAGAATATTTCTAAAGGGTTTTCATCAGATTTGGAGAAGTTAAAAGAAGAGATTGCAAAACGTGATAAACTAGATTCTGAAAGAGAAATATCTCCATTAAAAAAAGCTGAGGATGCGATAGAGATTGATACGACCTCTCTTTCGATTCAAGGGGTTGTCGGAAAAATAATGAACTTGGTTTTGGAAAGGAAAGAGAACGCGTGA
- a CDS encoding lysophospholipid acyltransferase family protein: MNFYTFAKGVVKGVFSPLYRIEVIGKEHFPKDGGVLLCSNHIETLDPPVVGITAPRPVSFMAKAELFDVPVLGKIIKNLHAFPVKRGMSDREALRTGLKALKEGNVLGLFPEGTRNKTGKLGKGLAGAGFFALRTKAHVVPCAIIGPYKPFRKLKVVYGKPIDMEPYRESKASAEEVTEVIMNHIGDLIRQYS; encoded by the coding sequence GTGAATTTTTACACATTTGCAAAAGGTGTAGTAAAAGGAGTATTTTCCCCTTTATATCGCATCGAAGTTATTGGTAAAGAACATTTCCCTAAAGATGGTGGAGTACTACTTTGCTCAAATCATATTGAAACTTTAGACCCACCTGTTGTCGGGATTACTGCTCCTAGACCTGTTTCCTTTATGGCTAAAGCTGAGTTATTTGATGTTCCGGTTCTAGGGAAGATTATCAAGAACTTACACGCATTCCCAGTTAAGCGAGGGATGAGTGATAGGGAAGCCTTGAGAACGGGTTTAAAAGCATTGAAAGAAGGAAATGTGTTGGGGCTTTTCCCAGAAGGAACACGAAATAAAACAGGGAAATTAGGAAAAGGATTAGCTGGAGCAGGTTTTTTTGCTTTACGTACAAAGGCCCATGTTGTCCCTTGTGCCATTATTGGTCCTTATAAGCCCTTTCGGAAATTGAAGGTGGTTTATGGTAAGCCGATTGATATGGAGCCTTATCGGGAAAGCAAAGCTAGTGCTGAAGAAGTAACAGAAGTAATTATGAATCATATAGGCGACTTAATTAGACAATATTCGTAA
- the rpsA gene encoding 30S ribosomal protein S1 yields MSEDMNQVEVKNLEVGEKVKGTVTKVEEKQVLVDVEGSKIDGIIPISELSSLHIEKASDSVQEGDVLDLIVTKVEEELLVLSKRKVDAEKAWEEMHRRFETGEVFEAEVKDVVKGGLVVDLGVRGFVPASLVEDYYVEDFTDYKGKSLTFKIVEIDQEKNRLILSHRAVVEVEKEEKKKQVLDSLKPNQELEGTIQRITDFGAFVDIGGVDGLVHISQLSHGHVEKPSDVVEEGQKVSVKVLSVDRDNERISLSIKETLPGPWTNIAEKAPRGEVLEGVVKRLVSYGSFVEVFPGVEGLVHISQISHKHIGTPHEVLQEGQTVKVKVLDVNESEQRLSLSIKDLEEKAPQVEEKFDLPEENSGFQLGEMIGDKLKDLK; encoded by the coding sequence ATGTCAGAAGACATGAATCAAGTAGAAGTGAAAAATCTAGAAGTTGGCGAAAAAGTTAAAGGAACTGTTACAAAGGTTGAAGAAAAGCAAGTGCTCGTTGATGTTGAAGGAAGTAAAATAGATGGGATCATTCCAATTAGTGAACTATCTAGTCTTCATATTGAAAAAGCATCCGATTCCGTCCAAGAAGGAGACGTGTTAGACCTTATTGTTACAAAGGTTGAAGAAGAGCTTCTTGTATTATCAAAACGTAAAGTTGATGCTGAAAAAGCATGGGAAGAAATGCATAGACGTTTTGAAACCGGCGAAGTTTTTGAGGCGGAAGTAAAGGATGTTGTTAAAGGTGGATTAGTGGTAGATTTAGGCGTGCGTGGATTTGTTCCAGCATCTCTTGTAGAGGACTATTACGTAGAGGATTTCACTGACTATAAAGGAAAGTCCTTAACATTTAAAATTGTTGAAATCGATCAAGAAAAGAATAGACTTATCCTTTCTCACCGTGCTGTAGTTGAAGTGGAAAAAGAAGAGAAGAAAAAACAAGTTCTTGATTCACTTAAACCTAACCAAGAGCTTGAAGGTACTATTCAACGTATTACAGATTTTGGTGCGTTCGTTGATATCGGTGGAGTTGACGGCTTAGTTCATATTTCTCAACTTTCACACGGTCACGTAGAAAAACCTTCTGATGTGGTTGAAGAAGGTCAAAAGGTAAGTGTAAAAGTCTTATCCGTTGATCGCGATAATGAGCGTATTTCTCTTTCAATAAAAGAAACTCTTCCTGGACCTTGGACTAATATTGCTGAAAAAGCTCCTCGTGGTGAGGTGCTAGAGGGAGTTGTAAAACGTCTCGTTTCTTATGGATCATTTGTTGAAGTCTTCCCAGGAGTAGAAGGTCTTGTTCATATTTCTCAAATTTCACATAAACATATTGGTACTCCACATGAAGTGCTTCAAGAAGGGCAAACTGTAAAAGTAAAAGTATTAGATGTGAATGAAAGTGAACAGAGACTATCTTTAAGCATTAAAGATCTTGAAGAGAAAGCACCACAGGTTGAAGAGAAATTCGATTTACCTGAAGAAAACTCAGGCTTTCAACTTGGTGAAATGATTGGTGATAAATTAAAAGACTTAAAATAA
- the fni gene encoding type 2 isopentenyl-diphosphate Delta-isomerase: MSRSDRKREHIQYALTTGQSRQAGFDDIAFVHHSLPNTSVSDINLSTKIGELLLSSPIFINAMTGGGGEETLKINHDLALAAKETGLALAVGSQMSALKDPKERKTFEIVRKTNPNGVIFANIGSEATVSQARDVVEMIGADALQIHLNVIQELAMPEGDRSFKGSLDRIQKIASQLEVPVIIKETGFGMSSETIRLLETSEAIAFDVGGYGGVNFAKIENSRRERRMSYFDDWGIPTPISIIEATSTTSRTVIASGGIQSPLDLLKSLALGANAGGMAGYLLKLLLERSLKDLIDEINIFHQDLRMMMCALGVTNIHKLNTVPLVISGNSYHWLQARGFKPEKFSRRQRNDEQKDG; the protein is encoded by the coding sequence TTGTCCAGATCAGATAGAAAACGAGAGCATATCCAGTACGCATTAACAACGGGACAAAGCCGACAAGCTGGATTTGACGACATAGCTTTTGTACACCACAGTTTACCGAATACATCTGTATCGGATATAAATTTAAGTACTAAAATTGGCGAACTTTTATTAAGTTCGCCAATTTTCATCAATGCGATGACTGGTGGTGGAGGGGAAGAAACGCTCAAAATTAACCATGATTTAGCGCTTGCTGCAAAGGAAACCGGATTGGCGCTTGCTGTTGGTTCGCAAATGTCTGCGTTAAAGGATCCTAAGGAACGAAAAACGTTTGAAATTGTTAGGAAAACCAATCCGAATGGTGTAATATTTGCTAATATTGGTAGTGAAGCTACAGTCTCACAGGCGCGAGATGTTGTTGAAATGATTGGTGCGGATGCATTACAAATTCACCTCAATGTCATTCAAGAGTTAGCGATGCCAGAAGGGGACCGTTCCTTTAAAGGTTCATTAGATCGAATTCAAAAGATTGCTTCTCAATTGGAGGTTCCTGTCATTATAAAGGAGACAGGCTTTGGGATGAGCTCAGAAACAATTCGTTTATTAGAGACAAGTGAGGCAATCGCTTTCGATGTCGGTGGGTATGGTGGAGTGAATTTTGCTAAAATTGAAAATTCACGTAGGGAAAGAAGGATGAGCTATTTCGATGATTGGGGGATTCCTACACCAATATCTATAATTGAAGCCACGTCTACTACTTCGAGAACCGTCATTGCTTCTGGAGGTATTCAATCCCCTCTTGATTTATTAAAATCGCTAGCACTAGGAGCGAACGCAGGTGGAATGGCAGGGTATTTATTGAAGCTATTATTAGAAAGATCCCTGAAGGATCTAATAGATGAAATAAATATATTTCACCAAGATTTACGAATGATGATGTGCGCTCTAGGTGTGACGAATATTCACAAATTGAACACCGTGCCTTTAGTTATATCAGGTAACAGCTATCATTGGTTACAAGCCCGAGGGTTTAAGCCAGAAAAATTCAGTCGTCGGCAGCGGAATGATGAACAAAAAGACGGTTAA
- a CDS encoding YpzI family protein, which yields MGKDRQERKLKKSNRVESDRDQALHYKGATRLDTPEEARNDQKA from the coding sequence GTGGGAAAAGATCGCCAAGAAAGAAAATTAAAGAAAAGTAACAGAGTTGAATCAGATCGGGACCAAGCTCTTCATTATAAAGGAGCCACACGTTTAGATACACCTGAAGAAGCTAGAAATGACCAAAAAGCTTAA
- a CDS encoding YIEGIA family protein, with amino-acid sequence MNEYVYPIMFGVVIGTFTRMYMLRTDYRQYPTYLHGKIIHIALGFIAAGLGTVAVPAIMEEEFTAITFLTLAASQFRDVRNMERNTLTELDAYELVPRGATYIEGVALAFESRNYLVIFTSFITTFAYLAWNVYAALFFGLLALFLSRKLMSGGRLKDIVEIEYIEPRFEGPGLYVDDIYIMNIGLKERQEEVLRYGMGFLLKPINFNARSTIANLGQRQAILHDISTALGVYRDSGTPALVPLAKRDLDDGRVGVFVLPQEKDVEKAIAILQQVPTLENAIRMPTESKANKKGRKLK; translated from the coding sequence ATGAATGAATATGTCTATCCCATTATGTTCGGTGTTGTTATTGGTACCTTTACTAGAATGTATATGCTTCGAACAGACTACCGGCAGTACCCTACCTATCTTCATGGGAAAATTATTCATATCGCATTAGGATTTATTGCTGCTGGACTTGGGACAGTAGCTGTTCCCGCGATAATGGAAGAAGAGTTTACAGCTATCACTTTTTTAACCTTAGCAGCATCACAATTTAGGGATGTTCGGAATATGGAAAGGAACACATTAACAGAACTTGATGCCTATGAATTAGTTCCGAGAGGAGCAACCTACATTGAAGGAGTAGCTCTTGCTTTTGAAAGTCGAAACTATTTAGTTATCTTTACATCATTTATCACAACGTTTGCTTATTTGGCATGGAATGTATATGCTGCTTTATTTTTCGGGTTATTGGCGCTGTTTTTGTCTAGAAAGTTAATGTCAGGTGGAAGGTTAAAAGATATTGTTGAAATTGAATACATAGAACCTCGATTTGAAGGGCCAGGACTGTATGTAGATGATATATACATCATGAATATTGGTTTAAAAGAACGACAAGAAGAAGTATTACGGTATGGAATGGGATTTTTATTAAAACCAATCAACTTTAATGCAAGGTCTACTATTGCAAATCTAGGTCAGCGTCAGGCTATTTTACATGATATTTCTACTGCGCTTGGGGTATATCGAGACTCTGGCACTCCAGCTTTAGTCCCTTTAGCTAAAAGAGATTTAGACGATGGTAGAGTCGGGGTTTTTGTCCTTCCTCAAGAAAAAGACGTTGAAAAGGCGATCGCCATACTTCAGCAGGTGCCAACCTTAGAAAACGCGATTCGAATGCCAACAGAGTCTAAAGCAAATAAGAAAGGAAGAAAGCTAAAATGA
- a CDS encoding capping complex subunit for YIEGIA, translating into MNVEKYILAAITTNPNKVPSGTAVFHCDTTTECEKIAANLEAILDGIAHELTDDLYVIVKH; encoded by the coding sequence ATGAATGTAGAAAAATATATTTTAGCCGCCATAACAACAAATCCTAATAAAGTTCCTAGTGGTACGGCCGTATTTCACTGCGACACAACAACAGAATGTGAAAAAATAGCGGCAAATTTAGAAGCGATTTTGGATGGGATTGCTCACGAATTAACGGATGACCTTTATGTCATTGTGAAGCATTAA
- the der gene encoding ribosome biogenesis GTPase Der, which yields MSKPVIAIVGRPNVGKSTIFNRIVGERISIVEDVAGVTRDRIYSSGEWLTHEFNIIDTGGIDIGDEPFLEQIRQQAEIAINEADVIVFMTNGREGVTAADEEVAKILYRSKKPVVLAVNKVDNPDMREMVYDFYALGFGEPYPISGSHGVGLGDMLDEVVNHFPNKSENEYGEEVIKFSLIGRPNVGKSSLVNAILGEERVIVSDIEGTTRDAVDSSYSYQDQEYVIIDTAGMRKKGKVYESTEKYSVLRALRAIDRSDVVLIVLNGEEGIREQDKKIAGYAHEAGRGIVIVVNKWDAIEKDEKTMKNFEENIREHFQFLSYAPVVFLSAKTKKRLHTLLPMINMASENHSLRIQSSVLNDVIMDAVAMNPTPTDNGKRLKIYYATQVAVKPPTFVVFVNEPELLHFSYKRFLENRIRDTFNFEGTPIKIIPRARK from the coding sequence TTGTCGAAACCAGTCATTGCGATTGTTGGTAGGCCCAATGTTGGAAAATCAACAATTTTTAATCGAATAGTTGGAGAAAGAATTTCAATTGTGGAAGACGTAGCAGGTGTGACAAGAGACCGAATTTATAGTAGTGGAGAGTGGTTAACTCATGAATTTAATATCATTGACACAGGTGGTATTGATATAGGGGATGAACCATTTTTAGAGCAAATTCGCCAGCAAGCTGAAATTGCTATTAATGAAGCAGATGTCATTGTTTTTATGACAAATGGACGTGAAGGTGTAACAGCAGCTGATGAAGAAGTAGCAAAAATTTTATATCGTTCAAAGAAACCAGTTGTTTTAGCTGTTAACAAAGTAGACAATCCAGATATGCGTGAAATGGTATATGATTTTTATGCATTAGGCTTTGGAGAGCCTTATCCAATCTCAGGTTCTCATGGTGTTGGCTTAGGTGATATGTTGGACGAAGTCGTTAATCATTTTCCGAATAAAAGTGAAAACGAATACGGTGAAGAAGTAATTAAATTCTCGTTAATCGGTCGTCCGAATGTTGGAAAATCTTCGTTAGTTAACGCGATACTTGGAGAAGAACGAGTCATTGTAAGTGATATTGAAGGGACAACTAGAGACGCAGTAGATTCATCTTATTCATACCAAGACCAAGAATACGTAATTATCGATACCGCAGGAATGAGAAAAAAAGGAAAGGTATATGAGTCTACTGAAAAATACAGTGTCTTACGTGCCTTGCGCGCTATCGATCGTTCTGATGTTGTACTAATTGTATTGAACGGAGAAGAAGGTATTAGGGAGCAAGATAAGAAAATTGCAGGCTATGCTCACGAAGCGGGTCGAGGAATTGTCATTGTAGTGAATAAGTGGGATGCAATAGAAAAAGATGAAAAGACAATGAAGAACTTTGAAGAGAATATTCGAGAGCATTTTCAATTTTTAAGCTATGCACCAGTTGTTTTCTTGTCAGCTAAAACGAAGAAACGTTTGCATACTCTCCTACCAATGATTAATATGGCAAGTGAAAACCATTCACTTCGCATTCAGTCTAGTGTACTGAATGATGTAATCATGGATGCGGTTGCAATGAATCCAACCCCAACTGATAATGGGAAGCGTCTTAAGATTTATTATGCAACACAAGTTGCAGTGAAGCCTCCTACATTTGTCGTTTTTGTAAATGAACCTGAATTATTACATTTTTCATATAAACGCTTTCTTGAGAACCGAATTCGTGATACTTTTAACTTTGAAGGAACACCAATAAAAATAATTCCAAGAGCAAGAAAATAA
- a CDS encoding NAD(P)H-dependent glycerol-3-phosphate dehydrogenase yields the protein MVQAKKVVTVLGAGSWGTALALVLADNGHSVRLWGNNEDHIQEINDKHMNSKYLPDITLPHNIKGYVSLQSAINGVETVVLAVPTKAIREVVANVQKVQEAPLTIVHVSKGIEPDSHLRISEMIEAEMDAKNRKDVVVLSGPSHAEEVSLRHPTTVTASSKNIEAAEMVQDLFMNQHFRVYTNPDIVGVEIGGALKNIIALAAGVTDGLGYGDNAKAALITRGLSEIARLGTKMGANALTFSGLTGIGDLIVTCTSVHSRNWRAGNMLGKGYRLEEVLENMGMVVEGVRTTKAAHQLAKKYEVNMPITEALYNVLFEGEDPKHALDNLMGRNKKHEMEELYKFMEEK from the coding sequence ATGGTACAGGCAAAAAAAGTAGTAACAGTGTTAGGTGCAGGGAGTTGGGGGACAGCTCTAGCACTTGTGTTAGCCGATAATGGACATTCTGTTCGTTTATGGGGAAATAATGAAGACCATATTCAAGAGATTAACGATAAACATATGAATAGTAAATATCTTCCTGATATTACCCTTCCTCACAATATTAAAGGGTATGTATCTCTACAATCGGCTATAAACGGAGTAGAAACGGTTGTGCTAGCCGTACCGACAAAAGCTATAAGAGAAGTAGTGGCCAATGTTCAAAAAGTACAAGAGGCGCCACTCACTATTGTCCATGTGAGTAAAGGAATCGAACCAGACTCGCATTTACGTATTAGTGAGATGATTGAAGCAGAAATGGATGCGAAGAATAGAAAGGACGTTGTTGTTCTTTCTGGACCAAGTCATGCTGAGGAAGTGAGTCTACGCCACCCTACTACAGTAACAGCTTCATCGAAAAACATTGAAGCTGCGGAAATGGTTCAGGATCTCTTTATGAATCAACATTTTCGTGTGTATACGAATCCTGATATAGTAGGAGTGGAGATAGGTGGAGCTTTAAAGAACATTATTGCATTGGCTGCAGGAGTAACGGATGGTTTAGGGTACGGTGACAATGCAAAGGCAGCGCTTATTACGAGAGGTTTATCAGAAATTGCTAGACTTGGTACTAAAATGGGAGCCAATGCATTAACGTTCTCCGGTTTGACTGGTATAGGGGATTTAATCGTTACTTGTACAAGCGTACATTCTCGAAACTGGCGAGCAGGCAATATGCTCGGTAAAGGGTACAGGTTAGAAGAAGTGCTCGAAAATATGGGGATGGTCGTTGAAGGTGTTCGGACAACGAAGGCAGCACATCAATTAGCTAAAAAATACGAAGTGAATATGCCAATAACGGAAGCGCTTTATAACGTCCTATTTGAGGGAGAAGACCCTAAACACGCATTAGATAATCTAATGGGAAGAAACAAAAAGCATGAAATGGAAGAATTATACAAATTCATGGAAGAAAAATAA